The Neurospora crassa OR74A linkage group I, whole genome shotgun sequence genome segment ACCTGCACCGACGCGATCTCCCGCACCCTCAACACCCTTCCCCCGGCTCAACTTCTCGACATCCTCCAGCAGATGAAGACGCTGGCGACGAACGATCCTGCTAGGGCCACGGAACTTCTCAACCAAGCGCCCCAGCTGAGCTACGCGATATTTCAAGCGCTCCTTATCATGGGCCTGGTCTCGCCGGACGCTATCAACTCAGTTCTCGACAACCcggccgctgctgctgctcctcctatGGGTACTCCCGTTGTCCCCAACCCTATGGGCGGTGCTCCGTACGGAGCTTATCCCGGCGCCATAGCCACCCCCCCTGTTGCCCCTGGTCCTGTTGGAGGCTACGCAGCACCACCTGTCGCCGCGGCTCCTATTCCAGCTccgactgctgctgctgctgccccaGGGCAGGATGCAGAGGCGCTGATGCGTGCCGTTATGGAGTTGCCGCAGGAGACGATTGACAAGCTGCAGGAAGCGGAGAGGCAGCAGATTTTGGCGCTTCGCGCTCAGTTTTCTGCTCAGGGCCTACGCTAATATGACAGACGGATGATTCAACCAGTCAACTTTCCGTGAACATGGGCAAAAAATATGTATTGGGGCCTCATGTTCCTGTTTTTCTGTCGTTATGCATTCTTTTCTAGGCTGGTCAGGCGttatggtggtggcggtCGGTTTCACACTCTAAATGGGAGCATTGCAAAGGTTCAATAGAAAAGGGTAAATATCGGTGAATTTAACAGCCACAGTCTGGAAGCTTAAACCGCTGAACAAAGTCAAAGTTTCGTAACGATGTATACTGACATAGCTTTGATCAGGTAGACGACACACATCATCAAAGGGATGAAGACAGAGTTGTGGACTACATGACTTTGCTTTCCGCTTTATTCTTTTAGAAGCATCTGTCTATCCAATCGCGAAAATGACAGATATTCAATCTCACTCCACAAaacgccatcaccaccccacAACGCCTGTATTTCGTTCTGTTTCTTTTGCCCATCCTTATTAACCAAAACGCTGTCATGTAGACATGTGCTCTCTCAGTACATGAGAGGATCTTGACCTTTTCGTCCAAAACATAGTCGTTGAACCCGTATGGTACATCATAAGCCCTCCTCACTTGCCTCCACTCACTCGCTTGCGTGCCTGTCTGTATCTTTACACAATCTTATACACACGCTTCGCAATCAGATAACAGCCAAACCCAAAAAGTAGCAGTCCCGCTGTGATGGCCGTGAACCACTTGAGGTCGCCCTCGTTCCCCTGCCCAGGGACCCAGACGTTCATGCCCCAAAGACCGGTAACGATGTTCATGGGGAGTACAATGGTACCCAAGACGGTGAGTCTCCCGAGCACGTCAGCCGTCTGCTCCTGTCGCTCGTTCATGCGTATGTTGATTTGCGCTAGGTAGTTGGCATGAGATCGTGCTAGGATTCTAAGTTGAATGATATGTTAGGATTCTGGGTTTGAAATTTGCTAGAAAGTAGTAACTAGTGGAGAAGCAATTGGATTGCTAGAGAGACAACTTACTTCTCATAGTGACTCAAGTTCGAAGTCATGGTCACAATATGATCCTGAATGTCACCCAAGTACAGACCGATCTCCGACCGAGGCGCCACCTCCCAATGCTCGTTGCAACGCTTTGCGAAGCTCTTGATGACGTCGGCCTTGTTACCGAGCAGTCTGTAAAGCGACATCACCTTTTTGCGGCAGTCGCCCACGCGTCTGAGCATGTCGCGTCCAGATTCGGCCGATGTTGCGTCGCCGGCCTCAGACTTTTCTTTGAGATTATCCGTTGGGAAATTCGGATCGTCTTCTGAGTGCAGTAGCAAAATGGCTTCGTCGATATCGTCGACTTCATCCTCGATGTTGTGAATCAGCGGACCAAAAACATCGGTAATGTCGTCGATAATGGCGTACGATATCCAATCCGATGAGAGAATGAGATAGTCACGCAGCTGACGAATTCGTCGACGCACGTTGGCCGGGTGCGGTGTTTGCGAAAAGTGGAAGCTTAGAACGCCCTCGCGGAACACGACCACGTACATGTTGACGGGCTCCAGAAAATTCTCGCTTGCTGAATCTTGGTCGAATGAACGATAATTGACGAAGTAATAGTGCCGGAAAAGTTCAACTTTTTCGCGAGCTTCCTGCATCATGATATCTTCAGCTGTGAGTGGGTGGATACCAAATGCCTTGGAGATAACCTTCATCTCTTGCTCGGTCGGGCTATAGATATCCAGCCACCACACTGGTCGGTCTCCATATTTTGGTGGCTTGCTTGTCTTTTCCGTCGGTGGCGACTTGGAACGTTCCGGAGATTTGGTATCTGTTGGCGTATGCTCTCCTGAGGTACGTTTCGAGTCCGTGACTGTCGTTCCAGCGTTCGAGCCACGATCTCTCCGAGCGTCGAAGTAACCTTGGGTAGTGGTAGTAAGCGATGGCTGCCGGCTTGGAATCCTTGGGTCACCGTTCTGGCCGCCTAGAACTTCATCTAGACCGACATGACGCTGATCctcttcgtcatcttcgTCATCAGAGGAATCTGAAAGGAGTGGTGGATCGGGGATGAAGAGCTGTCTAAAGGAGCCTCCTGGCGGGACCAGTTCTGAAATGGTCTGGCTGTGAATAGTACTCTGGAATTCTTCATTGAAGTATGTGAAGCGATAAGGAGCATCTTCCTGAGCCCGGTACCAGCCACGGTGGACTGGTCTTAGTCGTCCGTTGATCAACTGAGGTTCTGTGATCTTTTTTGCATGGCGCTCCTCACTTCTGCCTTCCTTCTCATACCTGCTCCATTCCTCCAAGATAGCAAGATCCGGCCATTTGCCGCGCCGTCTTCTCTTCATGCGATACGCAGTGGGATCACGAGTGCGAAGATCCTCGTCAGCGATTTCAGAGAGGCCATCCTGGGGAAAGCACACGTCCTCCTCAGCCTGTAATGCGATTGTGTGTCGTCGTTCCAGAGATCCTACCAAGTCGCTCTCTTCATTTAGAGTTCGCCTGCCAGGGGAATTCGGCATGGAGTTGACATCATCCCGCATCATGATATCGCCGAAGCTCATGCTTAGATCGCGATCGGTTGCGCCCATGGGAGGAGTTCCAGGCACTGATGGAGGATAGTTGACATTATAGCCTTCTGTGCCGGTTGCGCCAAGTGATGTGGCCCGTCTCCTTTTGCTGCTGTCCCTGCTTGATTCAAGACGACTG includes the following:
- a CDS encoding polyadenylation factor subunit CstF64, which translates into the protein MSTRQPSRVVFVGNIPYGLTEEQITEIFSGAGRVLNFRLVYDRETGRPKGFGFAEFPDYDSAASAVRNLNDHEIMGRKLRVDFSNETVSDEDGGRDRDGGSNQNASGSYNAQPPNGGGYNTAPPVSAAPPALGPLPQGKDLPPDVTCTDAISRTLNTLPPAQLLDILQQMKTLATNDPARATELLNQAPQLSYAIFQALLIMGLVSPDAINSVLDNPAAAAAPPMGTPVVPNPMGGAPYGAYPGAIATPPVAPGPVGGYAAPPVAAAPIPAPTAAAAAPGQDAEALMRAVMELPQETIDKLQEAERQQILALRAQFSAQGLR
- a CDS encoding CorA family metal ion transporter → MDLNTPPRHDASASNSGPSAGQPPQNQPSRRRKNHRAGKKKKKNRRTSFGVTSEDMAQERMNDKALAEARNGFYSQPGNNFSNTSIDSEALLDHREQQPFLRPRRPSMLVSQSSHLTTPQVASRLKTVVASSNNSEDEHEGAPLLSSSVFQRSEGFAGYGSNDTARRDSVASRLESSRDSSKRRRATSLGATGTEGYNVNYPPSVPGTPPMGATDRDLSMSFGDIMMRDDVNSMPNSPGRRTLNEESDLVGSLERRHTIALQAEEDVCFPQDGLSEIADEDLRTRDPTAYRMKRRRRGKWPDLAILEEWSRYEKEGRSEERHAKKITEPQLINGRLRPVHRGWYRAQEDAPYRFTYFNEEFQSTIHSQTISELVPPGGSFRQLFIPDPPLLSDSSDDEDDEEDQRHVGLDEVLGGQNGDPRIPSRQPSLTTTTQGYFDARRDRGSNAGTTVTDSKRTSGEHTPTDTKSPERSKSPPTEKTSKPPKYGDRPVWWLDIYSPTEQEMKVISKAFGIHPLTAEDIMMQEAREKVELFRHYYFVNYRSFDQDSASENFLEPVNMYVVVFREGVLSFHFSQTPHPANVRRRIRQLRDYLILSSDWISYAIIDDITDVFGPLIHNIEDEVDDIDEAILLLHSEDDPNFPTDNLKEKSEAGDATSAESGRDMLRRVGDCRKKVMSLYRLLGNKADVIKSFAKRCNEHWEVAPRSEIGLYLGDIQDHIVTMTSNLSHYEKILARSHANYLAQINIRMNERQEQTADVLGRLTVLGTIVLPMNIVTGLWGMNVWVPGQGNEGDLKWFTAITAGLLLFGFGCYLIAKRVYKIV